From a single Pyxicephalus adspersus chromosome 11, UCB_Pads_2.0, whole genome shotgun sequence genomic region:
- the LOC140340819 gene encoding probable G-protein coupled receptor 33: MENNTIHETSPNMEIQTIYEPFTTPKMISSVLLLLTFVFGLIVNSLYLWVLWFRMRRTINTTWFLHLILTNFFFTIIIPFTAVYFMTRPHWIFGLFMCKLFNSLVSVCMYGGVFVLTTVSIDRYCLVFHPHWYRKHMNPRKASLICAALWTMALLFSAPYLAFRNVRYTHNITICYNDYTLFGNLDERRVKWSMFGFRLLAGLIIPLSVITICYLKIFIKIKSENLAKSTRPYKIIFIAILSFVISWIPYHIWYGMSVEPGKFQETILESLQILTVLFTCINYCFTPILYLFIVESFRNIFRKSLLALIELVLNETNSSANRSLEDRKEQERTSLSAVKEIKELGS, encoded by the coding sequence AtggaaaataatacaatacatgaAACTTCACCCAACATGGAAATTCAAACCATCTACGAACCTTTCACAACTCCCAAGATGATATCATCAGTTCTTTTGCTTTTAACATTTGTCTTTGGATTGATTGTGAATTCATTGTATCTTTGGGTTCTTTGGTTTAGGATGAGAAGAACAATCAACACAACCTGGTTCCTTCACCTAATTTTGACCAACTTTTTTTTCACCATCATTATTCCATttactgctgtgtattttatgacGAGGCCTCACTGGATCTTTGGCCTGTTCATGTGCAAGCTTTTTAACTCTTTAGtctctgtgtgtatgtatggagGAGTATTTGTCCTCACAACAGTTAGCATTGACCGATATTGCTTGGTATTTCATCCTCATTGGTACAGAAAACACATGAACCCCCGCAAAGCATCTCTTATCTGTGCAGCATTGTGGACAATGGCTCTTTTATTCAGTGCTCCTTACCTAGCATTTCGAAATGTAAGATATACACATAACATCACCATTTGCTACAATGACTACACGCTTTTTGGTAATTTGGATGAACGACGGGTCAAATGGTCTATGTTTGGTTTCCGTTTGCTTGCGGGATTAATAATCCCGCTAAGTGTGATCACAATTTGTTATCTCAaaatttttataaagataaagagTGAAAACCTGGCAAAGTCTACCAGACCATATAAGATAATATTTATCGCTATTCTGTCCTTCGTTATCTCTTGGATCCCGTATCATATATGGTATGGAATGAGCGTGGAGCCTGGAAAGTTCCAGGAGACAATACTCGAGTCCTTACAAATCTTGACAGTTCTATTTACATGCATCAACTACTGCTTTACACCAATACTTTACCTGTTCATCGTTGAAAGCTTCAGAAACATATTCAGGAAGTCTCTGCTGGCCCTCATTGAGTTGGTTCTCAATGAAACCAACAGCTCAGCAAATAGAAGTCTAGAAGACAGAAAAGAACAGGAAAGAACAAGCTTATCAGCtgtgaaggaaataaaagaattGGGCTCTTGA